AGCCAGTCGGCCCAGGTTTCCAGGTGGGCGCTATCGGAAACGGCGAGGACCTCCCGCTCGGGCAGGAGGATCCGGGTGATGGAGGTGTTGGGGATGTGGAAGCGCCGCCAGGCGTCGCCCTCGAGGTCCAGGGCCATTTTCAAGGCGGCGCGGATCACGCCTCCATGGGTCACCAGGAGATGCCGGCCGGGTGGGAGGGTTTCGAGGAAAGCTTCCAGGCGCCGGGCCAGGTCCGCCATGCTTTCCCCACCAGGGCGGGGGGTATGCCAGGGATCCCTTTGGGCAGCCCGGATGAACTCGGGGTAACGGACCTCCGCTTCCTCCCGGCTCAGGCCGGCCAAGGCGCCCACGTCGATTTCCCGCAAAAGGGGGGTGGTTTCCAAGGGAAGGCCCAGCACCGCCGCCAGGGGCTCGGCGGTTTCCCGGGCCCGGCGGAGGTCGGAGGCGTAGAGCCCGTGAAAGGGAAGCTGGCTTCGGGAAAGGCGCTGGGCCAGGCGAAAGGCCTGGCCGATCCCCGCAGGGGAGAGGGGTACATCCAGGTGGCCCTGGAAGCGCTTCTTGACGTTCCACTCGGTTTCCCCGTGGCGGATGAGCCAGAGCTCTTTCATACCAGCCGAACTCCGGAGCCTGCCACCACCCGTCCCACTGGGAAGCTTTCCACTAGTTCTTGAGCTCTTTGGGCCTCTTTTTCCGGCAGAACCAGGATAAGCCCAAGGCCCATGTTGAAGACCCGGTACATCTCCTCCTCCGGTATGTTTCCCAGGCGTTGCAGGTAGGGGAAGATAGGGGGGATGGGCCAGCTTCCCTTTTGGATCTCCGCTCCCAGGCCCTGGGGAAGAGCCCGGGGCAGGTTTTCCGGGAGGCCGCCCCCGGTGATGTGGGCGATGGCGTGGATCCTCACCCCAGCTTCCTTGAGCGTTAGGAACTCCTTGAGGTAAGCCCGGTGGGGGCGGAGGAGGGCTTCTTTTAGGCTTTCCCCAAGCTCGGGTATGGGCGCCTCGAGGTCCAGCCCTTCCACCACCTTCCGGATCAGGGAGTAGCCGTTGGTGTGGGGGCCGGAGGAGGGAAGGGCCAGGAGGAGATCCCCTTCCTGGACCCTTTCCGGGCCCAGGATTTCCTCCTTCTCCACCACGCCCACCAGGGTGCCCGCCACATCCCAGGCCCCTTCCCGGTAGACCCCGGGCATCTCGGCGGTCTCCCCGCCCAGAAGGGGAATGCCCAGGGCCTTACAGGCCTCGGCTAGGGAGGTGAGGAGCGCGGAGAGCACCTCCTCCTCCAGGCGGCTTGCCGCCAGGTAGTCCATGAAGAAGAGGGGCAGGGCTCCCTGGGCCAGGAGGTCGTTCACGGAGTGGTTTACCAGGTCAAAGCCCAGCCCGGACACATTGCCCACCTGGAGGGCCAGGAGGGTCTTGGTGCCCACCCCATCCGTGGTGGCCACCAGGACAGGCTCCTTCATTTCCTTTAGCCCCCCGGCGTCGAAAAGCCCCCCAAAGGCTCCAAGCCCCCGTAACACCTTGGAGGTATAGGTGGCGACAATGGCCTCCTTGGCCCTTTTCAGGGCTTCCGCCTTGGCCTCGATGTGCACCCCGGCTTCCTCGTAACGCATCGGCCTTATCCTATCCCAAGGGCCTCGAGGAGAAGCCTTCGCACCAAGTCGGGCTTGGCCTGGCCCTTGGTCCTCCGCATTACCTGGCCCAAAAGGGCGTCCAGGGCTTTGAGCTTGCCCTGGCGCACGCTTTCTGCTGCCTCGGGCATGGCGGCGATCACCTCGGTCACCACAGCCCTCAAGGCTCCCTCGTCCGCCACCACCCTTAGGCCCCGCTCCCGCACCAGGGCCTCGGGATCCTTGCCCTCCAGCACCTCGGGCAGAAGCTCCTTGGCCACCCGGCTGGTGATCTCCCCCCGCTCAAAGAGGGCCACCAGGCGGGCGAGGCCTTCTGGGGTAAGGCGGGTTTGCTCCAAGGTAAGCCCTCGTTCGTTCAAGAGCCCGGCCACGTCCGCCAAAAGCCAGTTGGCCAGGGCCTGGGGAGAGGCTTGGCCCAGGCTTAGGGCTTGGTCCAGGAAGCGGGCCAGGGAAGGGGTGTAGGCCAGGACCTCGGCGTCCTGGGCCTTGATTCCCAAGGCCCGGTAGCGCCCTTCCTTTTCCCAGGGGAGTTCGGGGAGGTCTTGCCGGATGGCCTCGAGCCACTCCCGGGAGATGGGCACCGGGGGGATGTCGGGCTCGGGGAAGTAGCGGTAGTCCGCCTCCTCCTCCTTGGTGCGCAGGGGATAGGTCTTGCCGCTTCCCTCCTCAAAGCCCATGGTGGCCTGTTTGACCCTCTCCCCCCGCCTCAGGATCTCGGTTTGGCGGCGGATCTCGTACTCCAGGGCCCGTTGCACGCTCTTAAAGGAGTTCAGGTTTTTGATCTCCACCTTGGTGCCCAAAGGTTCCCCCGCGCGGCGCAGGGAAACGTTCACGTCGGCCCTCATTTTCCCTTCCTCGGGGCTGGCCTCGGAGATGCCTAGGGTCTGGACCAGGGCTTGGATGCGCTGCAGGAAAAGCCGGGCCTCCTCGGGGCTTTTGAGGTCGGGTTCGGTGACAAGCTCGATCAAGGGGCTTCCCGCCCGGTTCAGGTCCAGAAGGGTGCGGTCTTCCAGATGGAGGCTTTTCCCGGCATCCTCCTCCAGGTGGAGGCGCTTAATGCGCACGGTTCTTTCCCCTAAGGGCAGGCTACCTCCCTGGCCCAGGGGGAGGTCATACTGGCTGATCTGGTAGTTCTTGGGCAGATCGGGATAGAAGTAGTTCTTGCGATGGAAGACCAGCTTCTCCGGAATCCGGCTTCCCAGGGCCAGGGCGAGCCTGAGCCCGAACTCCACCGCCTTCTTATTGGGCACGGGCAGGGCCCCGGGTAACCCCAGGCACACGGGGCAGGTGTGGGTGTTGGGGGGGGCACCGAAATAATCGGCCTGGCACCCGCAGAAGGCCTTGGTCCGGGTCTTTAAGTGCAGGTGGACCTCGAGGCCGATGGCCGCCTCGTACATGGCCTAAAGTTTACCAAGCCCCCTGGGTACTTAAGGGCGCTTGCTCCCCTCCTGCACCCCGGCCAGGCGCATGAACTCCTTGGGGTCCACCGCCCGGCTCAAGCCCATCTCGTAGGTGATCAGCTTGCGCTTGTAGAGATCCGCCAGGCAGGCATCCATGGTGATCATCCCGTACTGGCCCCCGGTCTGGATGACGCTCCGGAGCTGGTGGCTTTTGCCCTCCCGGATCAAGGCCCTTACCGCAGGGGTGGCGATCATGAGCTCGTAGGCCAAGACCCTTCCGCCCCCGAAGGCCTTGGGCAGAAGCTGCTGGGTGAGCACCGCCACCAGGTTGTTGGAAAGCTGCACCCGCACTTGCTCCTGCTGGTTTTCCGGGAAGACGTCGATGATGCGGTCGATGGTCTCGGGGGCAGAGTTGGTGTGCAGGGTGCCCATGACCAAATGCCCGGTTTCCGCGGCGGTGATGGCGGCGGCGATGGTCTCGTAGTCCCGCATCTCCCCCACCAGGATCACATCCGGGGCCTGGCGGAGAACGCTTCTAAGCGCCTTGTGGAAGCTGTGGGTATCGGAGCCGATCTCCCGCTGGTTGACGATGGCCTTTTTGTGCTTGTGGAAGAACTCTATGGGGTCCTCAATGGTCACGATGTGCACGGGCTTGCGTTCGTTGATGTAGTCGATCATGGAGGCTAAGGTGGTGCTCTTCCCCGACCCAGTGGGCCCCGTGACCAGGACCAGGCCCCTGGGAGCCATGGCGATCTCGGCGATGGTCTTGGGCAAGCCGAGTTCCTCAAAGCTCTTGATGGTGGCGGGCACCACCCTTAGGACCCCCCCCACGCTTCCCCGTTGGAGGAAAACGTTTACCCGGTACCGCCCTTTTCCGGGGAGGCTGAAGGAGAAGTCCAGCTCCTTTTCCTCTTCAAAGATCCGCTGCTGCTTTTCGTCCATGAGGGCGTACATGAGCCGGCGGGTATCCTGGGGAGAAAGGGGCTCGTACTCCGTGGGGTGGAACTCTCCGTCCACCTTGATCATGGGGGGAAGGCCCACGGTGATCACCAAATCGCTGGCCCCTCGCTCTACAGCCAGGGTCAGAAGATCGACGATGTCCGGTGTTTTCGCCATAACTAACCCCTTTATTCAATGGTACGCGCCAGGACCTCCTCGAGGGTGGTGATTCCCTGGAGGGCCTTGTAGATGCCGTCCTCCCGCAGGGTTTTCATGCCCTTTTTCCTGGCGATCTCCTTGATCTCCGTGGCCGACTTGCCGGCCACGATGGCGTGGCGGATCTCGTCGTCCACCACCAAAAGCTCGTGGATGGCGTAGCGCCCCTTATAGCCCGTTCCCCCGCAGCGCTCGCATCCCATCCCCTTGTAGAGCTTGGCCCCTTGGATCTCCTCTTCGGAAAGGCCTAAGCGCCGCAGGACCTCGGGGTCGGGCTTCACCTCTACCTTGCAGTGGTCGCAGATCTTCCGCACCAGACGCTGGGAGAGAACCCCGATGAGGGCGGCGGAGATGTTGAAAAGCTCCACCCCCATCTCGTCCAGGCGGGTGATGGCCTGGGCGGCGTCGTTGGTGTGCAGGGTGGCGATGACCAGGTGGCCGGTGAGAGCGGCCTCGGTGGCGATCTTGGCGGTTTCCGAGTCCCGGATCTCCCCCACCATGATGATGTCCGGGTCCTGCCTTAGGAAGGCCCTGAGGGCCCGGGCAAAGGTGAGGCCAGCTTGGGGGTTCACCTGGGTCTGGTTGATGCCGGGGATCTCGTACTCCACGGGGTCCTCGATGGTCTGGGTGTTCTTGTCGGGGGTGGCGATGCGCTTGAGGATGGAGAAGGTGGTGAAGCTTTTGCCGCTTCCGGTGGGCCCGGTGATGAGGAAGATGCCGTAGGGCTTGGAGATCACCTCCTGGAAGCGCTCAAAGACCCCAGGGGCGAAGCCCAGGCCCTCGATCTCGGGGATGTCGGCGGCCTTTTTCAGAAGGCGCATCACCGCCTTTTCCCCGTAGACCGTGGGCAGGGTGGAGAGGCGGAGGTCCACGTCGATGGAACCTTCCCGGTAGCGCACCCGCCCGTCCTGGGGCAGGCGCCTTTCGGCGATGTTGAGGCCGCCCATGATCTTGACCACGCTGATGATGGAGTTTAGGGCCCCCTTGGGCAGGGTGGTGTACTGGCGCAAGACCCCGTCGATGCGAAGGCGCACCAGGACGTCGGACTGGCGGGGTTCTATGTGGATGTCGGAGGCATCCTGCAGGAAGGCCTCCCGGATTACCTGTTTGACAAACTTCTGGGCGGCGCTTTCGTCCAGCTCAGGGGTGACGGCTTCCTCCTCCTCCTGGTAGCCCTTGGACAGCTCCTTGGCGATCTCGCCGAGTTCCTCCTTGCCGTAGAAGCGTTCGATGAGCTTGGTGATGGCGGCCTCCGTGGCCACGGCGGGCTGAACCTCGTAGGCCAGGCCCTTGCGCTTAAGGGCCAAGCGCACGTCGTCCAGGGCCAGGATGTTCCTGGGATCCTTCATGAGGAGGACCAGGGTCTTGCCCTCCAGGCGGTGGGGGAAGATCCCGTACCGCCGGGCCAGGTCCTCGGGGAGGAGGAGGGCGGCCCCGGGATCCGGAGGGTTCTCCTCGGGGTTGATGTAGGCGTAGCCCAGCTGGGTGGCCACCGCCTGGGCCAGGGCTTCGGGCCTGAGCTTGCCCGAGGCCACCAGGGTGTCCTCGAGGCGGCCTCCACCCTGGCGTTGCTTCTTCAGGGCTTCCTCCACGTCCTCGGGCCGGGCCAAGCCCAGCTCCACCAGGATCTCCCCCAGGGGCTTGGCCTTGGGCAGACGCCTTTGCACCTCGAGGGCCTCTCTTAAATCCTCCCGGCTCAGGCGCCCCTCCTGGACCAGGACCTCCCCCAGGCGGCTTTTTTCCGGATAGGCCTGGTGGAAAAGGGCTTCCCACTCCTTGGGAAGGGTGAGGAAGAAGCGGGCGGGGCGCCCAAGGAGCTCCGCCACTGCCTCCTTGTGACGGGGATCGGCGAGGACCACCTCCACCTCCCCGTTGTTGAAGCCCACGGGCACGGCGCTATAGCGCAGGGCATCCGAGCGCAGGAGAAGGTTGGTGGCGGCCGGATCGGGGGATAGGCCCTGGGTGGAGGGGAGAAATTCCATTCCCTTCTGCTCGGCCAAAACCCGGTAGAGGACTTCCTCGGGTAGCCCCTTTCGCACCAGGATGCGGCCCAGGAGATCCCCGGTCTTTTCCTGCTCCACCAGGGCTTCCTCCAGGGTGTTCCGGTCCAGGAGGCCCTTTTCCACCAGAAGCTCGCCCACCCTCAGCTCCTCCCGGCTGGGGCCGCTGGGGGGAGGGGGTAGGGGCAGGTTGAGCTCGGGGTAGTGCTTGGCCAAGGCGTAGAGGAAGGCGCTCTTGGTGGCCTGGTAGGGTTCCACCACCATCCCGGTGAGGTCCTCCACCTCCTCGAGGGCCAAGGTGTCCAGGGGGTTTACGAAGGCCACCCGCACCACCCCTGCCTCCTCGTCCAGGGCGAAGGGGATGGCCTGGAGTTCCTTGGCCTTCTCCGCCGGCAGGAGGGCCTTCACCTTGGGGGGGATCTCCAAAGTGTGGAGCTCCACCAGGGGGATGCCGAAGTGGTCCTCGATGGCCTGGGCGATCCGCCTTTCCGAAAGCAGCCCCGAGTCCACGATGACCTCGGCCAAGGAACCCCCCACCTCCCGGTGCTTCTCCAGGGCCATCTGCAGCTCCTCGTCGGTGAGGAGGCCGGCATCCAATAGGATGGCACCTAGCCGTTTGTCCCCGATGGTGAGCACGCTCATCCCAATCCTCCCCGTGGCCTTCTGAATGGAGTCTCCAGCATCCGTATGAAACGGGTGTAAAAGAATTCCCTTTCCCGCAAGGGGGGTACCAAAACGGTGTAGGCTCCCACCAGGTTGCCCCCAAGGACGTCGGTGAAGATCTGGTCCCCCACCACCGCCACCTCCTTGGGAGGAAGGCCTAGGGCCTTCAGGGCCCTTTGAAACCCGAGCCAGGGTTTGAGGGCTGGGGCGTGGCCAGGGAGGCCGAGCCTTCCCTGGATCCGGGCGAAGCGGTCGGGGAGGGCGTTGGAGAGGAGGTAGACGGGAACCTCGGCCTTTAGGGCCTCCAGCCAGGCTTGGTGCTCGGGCAAGGGTTCCTCCTCCCCATAGGGCAGGAGGGTGTTGTCCAGATCCAGGATAACCCCCTTTAGGCCCCGTTCCTCGAGCCACTTCGGGGTTAGGTGGAGGAGGGAGGGCAGGACCGCCCGGGGGAAGAGCATAGCCTTATTGTGGCACGGCAGGGTGAACAGGCCCTTAACGGGGGAGCATGACGAGTCCCCACATCCGTCCCGTCTTTCCCTGGTCGCGGCGGTGGGAGAAGAGGGTGGGTTCGCAGTGGGTGCAAAGGCCTACCCGGTAGATCCTTTCCCGGGAAAGCCCAGCCCTTTCGGCTTGGAGAAGGAGGGCCCTTTCCAGATCCAGAAGGTACTTGCCCGGGGCTTTGGGGTCCGGGGTAAAGGTATGGAGGCCCGCTTGGGCAAACCGCTCCGCCACCTCTTCTCCCACCTGGTAGCACCGGCCTCCGATGCCGGGGCCGATGGCCAGGTGGACCTCCTTGGGATCCAGGCCCAGGTTTTCCAACCGCTCCAAGGCCCGGGGGAGGATCCCCCCCACCACTCCCCGCCAGCCCGCGTGGAGGGCCGCCACCGCCCCTTTGGGGTGGTAGAGCAGAAGGGGGTAGCAATCCGCCACCCCCACCCTGAGGAGGAGGCCAGGGGTGCGGGTGAGGAGGCCATCCCCCTCCCAAACCCCGGGGCCTTCCACCAGGTGGATCTCCGTGCCGTGCACCTGCTTGAGCCCGGCCACGGGGGGATGGCCGAATCGGGAGAGGACCCGCCTTTGGTTCTCGGCCACCCGTTCGGGGTCGTCCCCGGTGGCCGCGGAAAGGTTCAAGCTTTGAAAGGGCCCTTGGGAAACCCCGCCCAGGCGGGTGGTGAAGCCATGGGGCACGGGCAGGGGGGTGGTGAGGAGGGGAACCATGGCTCTATTGTGCCCTGGGGTTCCGCAAAGCGTGCCCTTACCCCTATTCTTCACAGGCTCAGGTGTATACTATAACCCCATGAAGACGGACCGGAACCAGCTCCGCTTCAACCAGGTTCTCCTCACCCTTCTTCTCCCCCTGGCGGCGCTTTTGGACCTGCCCCTTCTGGTCTATCTCCTTTTCCTCCTCATGGTAAGCCAGCATACCCCTTGGGATCTGATGGTGGCCTTGAAGCGGGTCTTGGGCATCCCGGCCAAGCCGGTGGAGGAGGATCCCAGGCCCCACCGCTTCGCCCGCACCTTGGGGGCGGTGTTTTTGGGGCTTTCCTCCCTCTTCCTCCTTCTCGGGCTCAAGGGGGTGGGGTACGCCTTGGCCCTGGTGGTGGCCCTTTTGGCCTTCGTCAACCTGGCCTTCGGCTTCTGCCTGGGTTGCTTCCTCTACCTGCACCTGCGTTACGCCCGGGCCCTTTTCACCGGGAAATAGCCTCCAGAAGGCGCACCATCTCGATGGCGGTGAAGACCGCCTCAGCTCCCTTGTTCCCTGCTTTGCCCCCGGCCCTTTCCTGGGCTTCCTCCGGGGTGTTGGTGGTAA
This genomic interval from Thermus antranikianii DSM 12462 contains the following:
- a CDS encoding histidine phosphatase family protein, whose protein sequence is MKELWLIRHGETEWNVKKRFQGHLDVPLSPAGIGQAFRLAQRLSRSQLPFHGLYASDLRRARETAEPLAAVLGLPLETTPLLREIDVGALAGLSREEAEVRYPEFIRAAQRDPWHTPRPGGESMADLARRLEAFLETLPPGRHLLVTHGGVIRAALKMALDLEGDAWRRFHIPNTSITRILLPEREVLAVSDSAHLETWADWLSDESVK
- the purM gene encoding phosphoribosylformylglycinamidine cyclo-ligase — encoded protein: MRYEEAGVHIEAKAEALKRAKEAIVATYTSKVLRGLGAFGGLFDAGGLKEMKEPVLVATTDGVGTKTLLALQVGNVSGLGFDLVNHSVNDLLAQGALPLFFMDYLAASRLEEEVLSALLTSLAEACKALGIPLLGGETAEMPGVYREGAWDVAGTLVGVVEKEEILGPERVQEGDLLLALPSSGPHTNGYSLIRKVVEGLDLEAPIPELGESLKEALLRPHRAYLKEFLTLKEAGVRIHAIAHITGGGLPENLPRALPQGLGAEIQKGSWPIPPIFPYLQRLGNIPEEEMYRVFNMGLGLILVLPEKEAQRAQELVESFPVGRVVAGSGVRLV
- the gatB gene encoding Asp-tRNA(Asn)/Glu-tRNA(Gln) amidotransferase subunit GatB codes for the protein MYEAAIGLEVHLHLKTRTKAFCGCQADYFGAPPNTHTCPVCLGLPGALPVPNKKAVEFGLRLALALGSRIPEKLVFHRKNYFYPDLPKNYQISQYDLPLGQGGSLPLGERTVRIKRLHLEEDAGKSLHLEDRTLLDLNRAGSPLIELVTEPDLKSPEEARLFLQRIQALVQTLGISEASPEEGKMRADVNVSLRRAGEPLGTKVEIKNLNSFKSVQRALEYEIRRQTEILRRGERVKQATMGFEEGSGKTYPLRTKEEEADYRYFPEPDIPPVPISREWLEAIRQDLPELPWEKEGRYRALGIKAQDAEVLAYTPSLARFLDQALSLGQASPQALANWLLADVAGLLNERGLTLEQTRLTPEGLARLVALFERGEITSRVAKELLPEVLEGKDPEALVRERGLRVVADEGALRAVVTEVIAAMPEAAESVRQGKLKALDALLGQVMRRTKGQAKPDLVRRLLLEALGIG
- a CDS encoding type IV pilus twitching motility protein PilT, producing MAKTPDIVDLLTLAVERGASDLVITVGLPPMIKVDGEFHPTEYEPLSPQDTRRLMYALMDEKQQRIFEEEKELDFSFSLPGKGRYRVNVFLQRGSVGGVLRVVPATIKSFEELGLPKTIAEIAMAPRGLVLVTGPTGSGKSTTLASMIDYINERKPVHIVTIEDPIEFFHKHKKAIVNQREIGSDTHSFHKALRSVLRQAPDVILVGEMRDYETIAAAITAAETGHLVMGTLHTNSAPETIDRIIDVFPENQQEQVRVQLSNNLVAVLTQQLLPKAFGGGRVLAYELMIATPAVRALIREGKSHQLRSVIQTGGQYGMITMDACLADLYKRKLITYEMGLSRAVDPKEFMRLAGVQEGSKRP
- the pilB gene encoding type IV pilus assembly ATPase PilB, translating into MSVLTIGDKRLGAILLDAGLLTDEELQMALEKHREVGGSLAEVIVDSGLLSERRIAQAIEDHFGIPLVELHTLEIPPKVKALLPAEKAKELQAIPFALDEEAGVVRVAFVNPLDTLALEEVEDLTGMVVEPYQATKSAFLYALAKHYPELNLPLPPPPSGPSREELRVGELLVEKGLLDRNTLEEALVEQEKTGDLLGRILVRKGLPEEVLYRVLAEQKGMEFLPSTQGLSPDPAATNLLLRSDALRYSAVPVGFNNGEVEVVLADPRHKEAVAELLGRPARFFLTLPKEWEALFHQAYPEKSRLGEVLVQEGRLSREDLREALEVQRRLPKAKPLGEILVELGLARPEDVEEALKKQRQGGGRLEDTLVASGKLRPEALAQAVATQLGYAYINPEENPPDPGAALLLPEDLARRYGIFPHRLEGKTLVLLMKDPRNILALDDVRLALKRKGLAYEVQPAVATEAAITKLIERFYGKEELGEIAKELSKGYQEEEEAVTPELDESAAQKFVKQVIREAFLQDASDIHIEPRQSDVLVRLRIDGVLRQYTTLPKGALNSIISVVKIMGGLNIAERRLPQDGRVRYREGSIDVDLRLSTLPTVYGEKAVMRLLKKAADIPEIEGLGFAPGVFERFQEVISKPYGIFLITGPTGSGKSFTTFSILKRIATPDKNTQTIEDPVEYEIPGINQTQVNPQAGLTFARALRAFLRQDPDIIMVGEIRDSETAKIATEAALTGHLVIATLHTNDAAQAITRLDEMGVELFNISAALIGVLSQRLVRKICDHCKVEVKPDPEVLRRLGLSEEEIQGAKLYKGMGCERCGGTGYKGRYAIHELLVVDDEIRHAIVAGKSATEIKEIARKKGMKTLREDGIYKALQGITTLEEVLARTIE
- a CDS encoding YqeG family HAD IIIA-type phosphatase, translated to MLFPRAVLPSLLHLTPKWLEERGLKGVILDLDNTLLPYGEEEPLPEHQAWLEALKAEVPVYLLSNALPDRFARIQGRLGLPGHAPALKPWLGFQRALKALGLPPKEVAVVGDQIFTDVLGGNLVGAYTVLVPPLREREFFYTRFIRMLETPFRRPRGGLG
- the pgeF gene encoding peptidoglycan editing factor PgeF — protein: MVPLLTTPLPVPHGFTTRLGGVSQGPFQSLNLSAATGDDPERVAENQRRVLSRFGHPPVAGLKQVHGTEIHLVEGPGVWEGDGLLTRTPGLLLRVGVADCYPLLLYHPKGAVAALHAGWRGVVGGILPRALERLENLGLDPKEVHLAIGPGIGGRCYQVGEEVAERFAQAGLHTFTPDPKAPGKYLLDLERALLLQAERAGLSRERIYRVGLCTHCEPTLFSHRRDQGKTGRMWGLVMLPR
- a CDS encoding DUF4395 family protein → MKTDRNQLRFNQVLLTLLLPLAALLDLPLLVYLLFLLMVSQHTPWDLMVALKRVLGIPAKPVEEDPRPHRFARTLGAVFLGLSSLFLLLGLKGVGYALALVVALLAFVNLAFGFCLGCFLYLHLRYARALFTGK